A window of Paraburkholderia megapolitana genomic DNA:
CTCGGTCTGGTGCTTCTGCAGACTCGAGTAGCGCGTGTCGAGGTCGCTGGTGAAACTGCGCAATCGCTCGACGAGCGATGAATGGTTCGCCTCGACGGGCGTCATGCGCACGTCCGTGGATGCGGGTTCGACGGGCTGCGTGGGCTGCGTTTGCGCCGTTGCTGCAACCTGCGCGGCAGGCGCAGCAGCCGGGGCCGTCTGCGCCTGGCTGGCCGGCTGCATCAAGCCGTCGAACTGCCGGACCTGGGCATCATGCTGCACCCCGCCCGTCTGCATGGTCTGCGCGGCGGACTGGGTACTCGCGAGCGCGGCCGCCGACGGCGGTGCGACACCTGAGACAGTCATGATCTGTCCTCCTTGTCTGCTTTACTGCTGCTTTACTGCTGCTCTTGCTGCCGGTTCACTACGACCCCGGGGCAGCCGACCGCTGCGCACGTGCGCAACCCCGCCGCCGATGCGAACCATCGGCGCCGCGGTATTGCACGGCTGCGACAGACGGGCGGCTAGCGCCCGGTGTCAGGAGCGGCCAGCCGAACCGATATGGTCCGCCGCCTGCGACGCGGCTGTTCCTGCGGCCGCCGTTACTGCGCCGGTCGTCTGGAACGTGCTCGTCGAGCTTTGCACCTGGAACTGGATTGCCGTCAGTTGCTCCTGAGCCTGGATCAACTGGTTCGCCTGGTTCTGAACGTCGCCCGTGTTGGTTGAGCCATTGTTCGGAGAAGTTGGGGCTGTCATGTGCTGCTCCTTCGTTCGTTGAGTAACGTTTCAACACCGCGGGGTTCACGGCGCCATGCCGCTTCCCGCTCCGCCTGCCGTCGCACTCGCTGATGGCGAATGCAGCGGCTTACGGTCCGGTTGCGCGCAGTGCCTGATGCGCGGCGCGCGAATACTGTCGTGTCACCTGCTACTGCTACTGCTTCTGTGACGGCGCGCGACTTGCCGCCACCGCGCCACTGGCGGCCGCGGCGAGACCGCTCGCCATTGCGGGGTTCGCTGCGTTTATCGCCGAGCCTGCTACCGCCGCTACTGCCACACCCGCCGATGCCGCCGTGTCCGCGGTTGCCGCACCGGACACCGGCAGCGCAACACCGGCCGCCGCGCCGCGCGCCACCATCGGCGCCGATGCCGATGGTGCATCCGACGCACTCACGGGCGCACCCGCCGAACTGCCACCCAGTGGCATCGTGATCCGGCGTCCCTCGCTATCGAAGACCACTTCGTCCGAACCAATCGACACGACGGTCGGTCCTTCCTTCATCCGCGATCCTTCGAAATAGCGGCTGCCGTCGGCGGTTTCGACGTAGCGCTGGTCGCCGTCGCCCGCAAACACCGTGACGATCTCCGGAATACCTGCCGTGCCACCGAGCATCCCCGCGCGTGCCGCCACGGCGCCCGGTTCGCCGTAATGCACATGATCGACGACTTCGAGCGCCGGTCGCGCGTCCTTCATGTAGTTCTGGATGCGCTGCGCGATCTGCGCATGCGGCGCATCGCCGGTCAGTTCGATCTTGCCGTGCCCGAGATACGACACGGTGAGCGGCGTGTCGCTGAAATAGGTCTGCGCGGTCGCGAGCAGATCGTTCACCACGTACACGGTGCCCAGCGCCGCGTCGTCGACGCCGGCCACGATCTGCGCGACCTTGTCGCGCTCGGCGGCATCTTTCACATAGCCACCGACGATTGCACCGTCGTCGCGCGGCGTGACGCTCAGTTCCGGATACACGCGCAGCGCCTGCTGCAGCCGGTGCACGCGCGCCAGCGGCGATTCGTGCTGCCACGGCAAACTGCCCGACCACGCGACGAGCCCATAACCGAGTGCACCCAACAGCACACCGACCCACAGCGCCGCGAGCACGATCACGAAACGCCGGCTACCGACCCGGCGCATGGCATCGGCGAGCCAGCCCGACCATGCGGAATCGCGATCCGCCGCCGGCTTCTCGCTCTCGGCAGGCAATGCTGCAACGGCCTGCGCATTGCGGGCGATGCCGAGCCGGATCGAGCCGACCGTCACGACGTCGCTTGGCGTCAGCGAACGGCGCCCCGCGCCCAGCGCTTCGTCGTTAAAGAGCACCGGCGCGCTGCCGGCTTCGCCAAAATTCTGTACCGTCACCGCGAGTGCGCCGACCTGCAGACAGACCTGTTTTGCAGCGATCTCGCGGTCCGGCAGGATCACCTCGCAGTCGGCGGCGGTGCCAACCCAGTTCGGGCCGCGCGCCAGCGACATCGTGCGGCCGTACATCGGACCGCTCAGGAAACACAGGTTCCACGGCGACACGGCCGTCTCGCGCAGCTGGGCCGCCGCGCCGCCGTTCAGCGCCGTGTGCGGATCAAGGGTGCT
This region includes:
- the sctD gene encoding type III secretion system inner membrane ring subunit SctD; protein product: MATSTLDPHTALNGGAAAQLRETAVSPWNLCFLSGPMYGRTMSLARGPNWVGTAADCEVILPDREIAAKQVCLQVGALAVTVQNFGEAGSAPVLFNDEALGAGRRSLTPSDVVTVGSIRLGIARNAQAVAALPAESEKPAADRDSAWSGWLADAMRRVGSRRFVIVLAALWVGVLLGALGYGLVAWSGSLPWQHESPLARVHRLQQALRVYPELSVTPRDDGAIVGGYVKDAAERDKVAQIVAGVDDAALGTVYVVNDLLATAQTYFSDTPLTVSYLGHGKIELTGDAPHAQIAQRIQNYMKDARPALEVVDHVHYGEPGAVAARAGMLGGTAGIPEIVTVFAGDGDQRYVETADGSRYFEGSRMKEGPTVVSIGSDEVVFDSEGRRITMPLGGSSAGAPVSASDAPSASAPMVARGAAAGVALPVSGAATADTAASAGVAVAAVAGSAINAANPAMASGLAAAASGAVAASRAPSQKQ